One part of the Georgfuchsia toluolica genome encodes these proteins:
- the metW gene encoding methionine biosynthesis protein MetW, with the protein MNAPLRADWEVIAGWVQPGERVLDLGCGDGSLLRRLIKERGVRGWGVEIDDDNVLAAIGNDINVIQSNLEAGLAGFEDGAFEHVILSHTLQAMRHTEAIVFEMLRVGREAVVSFPNFGYWKHRLDILNGHMPVSEDLPYQWYDTPNIHLCTIADFDEFCAKRDITVKERKVFDNGIEITEEQNYLGSLAVYRITRR; encoded by the coding sequence ATGAATGCACCGCTTCGTGCCGACTGGGAAGTCATCGCCGGCTGGGTACAGCCCGGCGAGCGCGTGCTCGACCTTGGCTGCGGCGACGGTTCGCTGCTGCGCCGCCTGATCAAGGAACGCGGCGTGCGCGGCTGGGGCGTCGAGATTGACGATGACAATGTGCTGGCCGCCATCGGCAACGATATCAATGTGATCCAGAGCAATCTCGAAGCCGGCCTGGCCGGCTTCGAGGACGGCGCTTTCGAGCACGTGATCCTGTCGCACACGCTGCAGGCCATGCGCCACACCGAGGCCATCGTGTTCGAGATGTTGCGCGTCGGCCGCGAGGCGGTGGTGAGCTTTCCCAACTTCGGCTACTGGAAGCACCGCCTCGACATTCTCAACGGCCACATGCCGGTGTCGGAAGACCTGCCCTACCAGTGGTACGACACGCCCAACATCCATTTGTGCACCATCGCCGATTTCGACGAGTTCTGCGCCAAGCGTGACATCACGGTGAAGGAACGCAAGGTGTTCGACAACGGCATCGAGATCACCGAGGAGCAGAACTACCTCGGCAGTCTCGCCGTGTATCGCATCACACGGAGATAG
- the metX gene encoding homoserine O-succinyltransferase MetX produces MAIDISSGVGQVVAQRAHFDAPLALRSGAVLPAYDLVYETYGTLNTAKSNAILVCHALSGSHHVAGTYVDAPDNIGWWDNIIGPGRPLDTNRFFVVGVNNLGGCHGSTGPSSINPASGKPWGADFPLVAVIDWVKAQARLADRLGIDAWAAVIGGSLGGMQALRWAITFPQRIRHALVIAAAPRLTAQNIAFNDVARQAILSDPDFHGGHYYEHGVKPWRGLRLARMLGHITYLSDDQMGERFGRELRGGSLGFSYGVEFEVESYLRYQGDKFAETFDANTYLLMTKALDYFDPAREGAGDLAAALAVAQAKFLVASFSTDWRFAPARSREIVDALLKNGQDVSYAELSCDYGHDSFLMPDPKYHAVIRAFLGNVKI; encoded by the coding sequence ATGGCAATTGATATTTCATCAGGGGTAGGACAGGTCGTGGCGCAGCGCGCGCATTTCGACGCGCCGCTGGCGTTGCGCAGCGGCGCCGTGCTGCCCGCCTACGACCTGGTCTATGAGACCTACGGCACGCTGAATACGGCGAAGAGCAACGCCATCCTGGTCTGCCACGCGCTGTCGGGCAGTCATCATGTCGCTGGAACTTATGTGGACGCACCCGACAACATCGGCTGGTGGGACAACATCATTGGCCCCGGCCGCCCGCTCGATACCAATCGTTTTTTTGTGGTCGGCGTCAACAACCTCGGCGGCTGCCATGGCTCGACCGGGCCGTCCTCGATCAATCCGGCGAGCGGCAAACCCTGGGGCGCGGATTTCCCGCTGGTGGCGGTGATCGATTGGGTGAAGGCGCAAGCGCGGCTGGCCGACCGGCTCGGCATCGATGCCTGGGCCGCGGTGATCGGCGGCAGCCTCGGCGGCATGCAGGCGCTGCGCTGGGCCATCACTTTCCCGCAACGTATTCGTCATGCCCTGGTGATCGCCGCGGCGCCCAGGCTGACGGCGCAGAACATCGCCTTCAATGACGTGGCGCGGCAGGCGATATTGTCCGACCCGGATTTCCATGGCGGCCACTATTACGAGCATGGCGTCAAACCCTGGCGCGGCCTGCGCCTGGCGCGCATGCTCGGCCACATCACCTATCTGTCGGACGACCAGATGGGCGAGCGTTTCGGCCGCGAACTGCGCGGCGGCAGCCTGGGTTTCAGCTACGGCGTCGAGTTCGAGGTCGAGTCCTACCTGCGCTACCAGGGCGACAAGTTCGCCGAGACCTTCGATGCCAATACCTATCTGCTGATGACCAAGGCGCTCGATTACTTCGATCCGGCACGCGAAGGGGCGGGCGACCTGGCCGCCGCGTTGGCGGTGGCACAGGCGAAGTTTCTCGTCGCCTCCTTTTCCACCGACTGGCGCTTCGCGCCGGCGCGCTCGCGTGAAATCGTCGATGCGCTGCTCAAGAACGGGCAGGATGTCTCTTACGCCGAACTGAGTTGCGATTACGGCCACGATTCCTTCCTCATGCCGGACCCGAAGTACCATGCGGTGATCCGCGCTTTTCTCGGGAATGTGAAGATATGA